Below is a window of Planococcus rifietoensis DNA.
GGTCATGCTTACCCCAGGCTGCAAGACTCCTGGAAGCCTCAGGAGCAAAAAGGAAAAAGCAATCGCTACGAAATAATACGCCACGATTGCCTGTGCTGGTGTAAGATTTCGGACACGTTGAAATGATTTGTTCATAGGCGTAAAATTCCCTTCCGCAACTGACTCTCTTCCCATTCTATGTAAAGTACAGTGAAAAGAAAAGGGCTTTTTTGTAAAGCACAGTCCACTGCAGCCATTCCATTGGAAAAGAGCTGCATTTCCTGTCTTATTTTCCGCTATCACAGAATAAGCGCTTCTTCCTTTAGGCTGTTCCGCTGAATGCGGTCCTGAAGGAATAAGCGCTAATCATGGAAAAAAGCCTTATTGATTCTTCTCATCTTGCTTATCAGCTTTCGGGTTTTTCTTTCCCTCGGCTGCAGGTGAATCCGGTGCTTTCTTATTCTCTAAAGGAGGTTTGGCTTGTTCAGCTTTTAAATCCTTCGGTTCTGCTGTTTTCACCCCATCCGCTTTGGATGAATTGCCGCTATTGTTGCTGTTGCTGTTGCTGTTGCTGTTAGAATTGCTGTTTTTGCTATTCTTTTCTTTTGGTTTGTCTTTACCGTTGTTGCCTTTTGGCGGTTGTTCAGCTTTGTTCTTTCCTGAAGAAGGATTTTCTTGTTTCGGTTTTGTTTCAGCTTTTGAATTCCCAGCGTTGTTGGCTTTTCCAGCATTCGGGTTTTTCGGTTTAGCAGTGTCAAATTTTTCTGATTTGTTTGGCGCTTTTTTTGCTGCTGGAGCTTTTGGAGCAGGTTCTTTTGGCTTGCTGTCAGGTTTCTTTTCTGGGACAGGTTTCTTTTCTGGGACAGGTTTCTTTTCTGGAACAGGTTTCTTTTCTGGAACAGGTTTCTTTTCCGGGACAGGTTTTGCCTGAGTATTCGGCTTTTGTGTTTTTTCCGATTGGCTATTGCCCGAAGATGAAGGCTCATTTTTCGGCTGAGCCTTTGGAGTAGCAGGGTCCTCAGCTTTGGAAGGCGCTTTTGGGCTATCCGGGGCTTGTTTTTCCTGTGTTTCTTTATTTTCTGCAGGCTGCACATCTTTCTCTTGTTCCTGCGGGGATGTGAAGGTTCGATCTTTTTCGATCAGCTTTGCGACTGGCACTTGCTGTTCTTTCGCTTCGCGCCATTGCTTTTTATTCGCTTCTTTCAAATGGACGCGCAAGTTTTTATTGCTGCCGGCAAACAGCGCCGCTAATGCGATCTGCTCCACATTGATTGCGGCATCCGTTTCTCCTTCTCCTTGAATTGTAGTAATCGTCACATGTTCTGTATCTTCATCTACGGACAAAGCCAGCACGTTTTCTAAAACCACTTCAAGTTCCCGATTTTCCCAATCGGTTAATTCAGCAATCAACTTTTTGCCGTCCTCATTCAGTTCCCTCAGCGAAATGACATGCCAAGCTTCGTCTACACCGAGTTCGATTCCCGGGTTTGATTCGACTTGCACATATCCGTAAGCTTCTTCAGCGGGGAGCATCCACGTGGAAATCAGCAAAACGAGCGCCGCGACCGACGCAATGAGCGGCATGGTAAATGGCTTAAAGCGGCGGTTCGAAGCCTTAACGGATTCGAAATATGCCTCTTCGCCCACTACCGTGCTGCCAGTCGGCCTGCCGGTTACAAAGCTGCCATCTGCAAGCATGTAGACAGAACGGTCCCCGTCAAGTTCCATACATATGCCTTTTTGCATTTGCATCAGTTCAACCGCTCCTTTAAATAATCTTTTAAATAATGCAAGTCGCTCATCATTAATAGCGACATTGCAATTATGTATTTCCGGTTTCTCTCAATGGTTTTTCTCGAGACCTGGACAAGTTCCTCGATATGTTTGACCGGAAGTTTTTTCTTATCGAGCAAAAAATCCTTGTATTCGTCTGTTTCCGCCACCAATTGGGCAATTTGGATTGCATTTCTCCTTGCATCTTCATGTGCAGGGGAAACTTTGGCGATCATTTGGAAAGATAATCCGAACTCTGAAAGCATTTCCTCGAATTGGACAATCTCTTCACGCCGTTTGGCAATCTGCTCCTGTTCTGAAAAAAAAGCCGATGATGCTCGGTCGCCGATATGGTTATGATGGTCTTCATTCGGCGAAGCTGTGAAATCGTGGCTGAATTCCAGCCGTTTGCTTTCTTTACGAATATGGTCGATTACTCTGCGCCTGATGACCATATGCGCAAAAGTCAAAAACGACGCATCATGTCCAGAACGATATTGGCGTATCGCTTCATGAAATGCCAAGAGCGCAATGCTGAATTCATCTTGATTGTCATCGATGAATCGCTTGCATACTTGTGCGGCGGTTTTTTTCACAAATGGGATATGTGAAGAAATCAATTGCTCTTCGGCCTCTTCATCGCCTTGTTGTGCGAGTTTCACCAAGGTTTCAGCGGGCATTTCCGCTCCATATCCAAACAAACCGCCCAAAGCAGTCAATAGCATGCAACTCACCCCATTTCAATTCCTTTTTCTCTATTGTAGCTTTCAGTCCAGGAATTTGGAAGATTGAGGCGGTCCTGCTAAGTATTACATTCGTGTGACAGAGAGTATTTGTGTCCGTCTATTTTAAGGAATGCATAAAAATAGCCGTGCGGAGAAAATATTCCGCACGGCTATTTCATCATACTATATGCTATTAAGCATTTTGTTGTTTATTCTTTTTAAGACCCGTGAATACCCCCGTCAAGACGATGCCTAACAGCACAAGCCAAAACGTGATCGTCCATGGCGTCGAATGCGGAAAATCATGCGGCAAAACGCCAAGTTTTTCATGGGATAAAGTCAAAACGACCAATTTGACCCCTACCCATCCAACCACGACAAATGCCGCTGTTTCGAGCTGCGGGTATTTTTCCAGCAGCCGGACGAATTTATGTGCAGCGAAACGCATGATGATTACACCAATTAAACCGCCAGCCAGCATGACACCGAACTGCCCGCCATTGATGCCGCCGATGTCAAAATCGCCAAGATGCGGCAATGTCACTGCGAGTGCAACGGCTGCGAGCATCGAGTCAATGGCAAAGGCGATATCGGCGAGTTCCACTTTCAAGACGGTCATCCAGAAACCCGATCCTTTTGTCGTTTCGGGTTCTATCGTATGATCCTTGCCTTTGCGCTGGTCATAGATATGCTTGACTGCGATAAACAATAGATAGGCAGCGCCAAGTGCCTGAATCTGCCAAATGTTCACCAGGAACGTAATCATGAACAAAGCTGCAAAACGGAAAATGAAAGCACCTGCCAAACCGTAGAACAATGCTTTTTTCTGCTGTGGTTTTGGCAAATGCTTGACCATGACAGCCATGACTACCGCATTATCTGCAGCGAGTAAACCTTCCAGCCCGATCAGCACAAGCAGTACCCAGGCATATTCCAATAAGATAGTATCCATAATTTTCCTCCTAATTTTACCCGACAAAAAAGACCCATGCCTAATAAAAGGCAAAGGTCTTGCTAAGCGTCGTAATATGCCGCTATCACAACCGATGGCCAAAAGCCACGTCTTGACGACTGTGAAATAGGTTTCCCTATAGCTACTCCCCTTTGTCGAGAGTTTGTATTATTGGTCTGTAGATGTATTATAGCACTTGTGCCGGAACTGTAAACATTTAGGCAATCGTGACGTGGTATTTTTGGTCTTCTTTATGTTCGTTATAGAATGCCACCATTGCCGGAATCGTTTCCAGAAAATCCGCCGGCCGGATGCCGCTCCCTTCCAATAGGGATTGGGCGCTTTGCGTATCGAATTGGGCTGGCCAATCCATATAATCCAAAGTTTCGGCTTCAACACCGAGATATTTGCGGATGACCGGCGCCCGCATTG
It encodes the following:
- a CDS encoding TerC family protein, with amino-acid sequence MDTILLEYAWVLLVLIGLEGLLAADNAVVMAVMVKHLPKPQQKKALFYGLAGAFIFRFAALFMITFLVNIWQIQALGAAYLLFIAVKHIYDQRKGKDHTIEPETTKGSGFWMTVLKVELADIAFAIDSMLAAVALAVTLPHLGDFDIGGINGGQFGVMLAGGLIGVIIMRFAAHKFVRLLEKYPQLETAAFVVVGWVGVKLVVLTLSHEKLGVLPHDFPHSTPWTITFWLVLLGIVLTGVFTGLKKNKQQNA
- the sigI gene encoding RNA polymerase sigma-I factor; its protein translation is MLLTALGGLFGYGAEMPAETLVKLAQQGDEEAEEQLISSHIPFVKKTAAQVCKRFIDDNQDEFSIALLAFHEAIRQYRSGHDASFLTFAHMVIRRRVIDHIRKESKRLEFSHDFTASPNEDHHNHIGDRASSAFFSEQEQIAKRREEIVQFEEMLSEFGLSFQMIAKVSPAHEDARRNAIQIAQLVAETDEYKDFLLDKKKLPVKHIEELVQVSRKTIERNRKYIIAMSLLMMSDLHYLKDYLKERLN